From the Sulfuriferula thiophila genome, the window TATTTTAACTACAACATATTTTTTACCATGCAGATTGGGCATACCAAGCCAGACTTCATTGGTTTTTTGGTTAAAGTGAAAATTAATGCATCCTGCCGTCGTCGACAGCGTATTTTGATATACACCATGGTCCTTATTTACTGAGCAGATTTTATTCTGTGCCGCATTAGCCATCGTTGAAGTTATTGAGATTAATAACAAAAGGCTTGCTAAATTAAATGCCTTGATTAACTTGATGCCTATCTTTTTTAAATCTTCCATTGTTTTGTTTTTATTGATAAATTCATCATTTTTGTAATTTATGTAGTATCGTTTTTAGATTATCACAATCGGCTTTTTCGCCAGTCTCAAGAACGTCTGGACACACTAAACTTTTATATAGAGTCAATTGTTCTTCTAATATGACATCTCTACATCCAAAATACTGAAAATCAGAATCAGGAGTGTAACTTGCACCCCATTCATTAAAAGCGGCTGTAATTAATGCGCACTGAGTGTCGGTTCTTTTTAACCACGACTCGTGATTTTTAATTAGCGTTTTGATATTTTTTGATGGTATGGTTCTTTGTAGATTTCTGTATAGAAGATTTAACTCGATGAGTTTTTTTGAATAAGATTTGCGCATGCAGTCAATGTATTGATCTCGATTGTGCAAGTTATTAGCATCGCAATTATCTACGGCACGTGTTGACGTAGAAACAAATGCTATGAAAATAAAAAGAATTAAATTAGTGACTCGCATCGTAATTTCCATTATCGAAAAGATTGGCTTCGCTGTTCCTGCGGTTTGTCAAGCCCTGAATTGGTTTTCCTTGAGCTTTGTTGTATTCTTTGAGTTTTTTCGTTATATCTGAATAACTACCTGTATTTACCAGATTTAGCAATGGAATGCCGTGATTACGGAGGTTGTATATAAAATCTACTAGTGCATCATATTCATGCTGATAGAGAGGAACTACCACTTTTTTATTTATAAGTTTTTCAGATTCAGTGAGCGAAATTTTTAGAAGTTCAATTGCTCTTTCTTTGCTGATCCCAGCTACAAAGGGGGCTTCTGATGCACTTCCATTTATTGGCCCTGTATGTACCAAATATCCGTAACCAATAGTCGCATTTCCTGCTGCGGCTCCATCATGATCATACATTTTAGGGCTGAATTTTTCCCATTCTTTAATGAATGTTATTCCCTCCTCAGATATTTTCCAAGGTTTCCAAAGCCTATCAGTCGTACCTACCTGTAGTGAGTTCGGAGTTGTATTGGTTGTCCCCGTAGCAATTGGTGCGTCAGACACTATCTTCCTCCTTTATGCATTGTCTATGTGTCCAATGTGTATATCTATTTTTTGTGCATTATCGGTTTCAAATCTTTCCGTTTTTCCATCCTCATCTGTTACACCATGCACAATTTGATTTGAGGGTAATTTGGCGGTATATGCCATGCCAGCAAGCGGCTTCCCTGTACCATCTTTAAGGATAAATTGCTCATCATGCGGCAATTCATTAGGTAATCTGAATTTTAGATTTTCACTCGGCAAAGCCCCCAACACAGCCACATCCCTAGCCCCACCCGAGAACGGATGCGCCACCCCCTTAACCGAGAACGTCCCCGGGCAGGTAAAGGTAATATTGCCACCCTCCAGCACAATGGCTGACTGCCCGGCCTGCAGCACAATCTTCTGCTGCGCCTCTACCAGAATGGCATGGTTGGTACTGGTCACATTGACAGACTGATCAGCCAGTATCTCCAGCGCATCGGTATGCGCCGCCAGCGACACCGGCGCATTGGCCGCAATCACATGCATGCCACCGTCATGCGTAAACAACGTCGTTGCATCGCCGCTGTTGATACTCACCGTGTGTAGAGCCGCCCAATGACTGTCACCCTGCGTCGTCCAATTGAGAGTGCCTTGCGCAAACAGCAGCATGCTTTGCGGCGTTGCTGCATTCAAACTCGCGTCACTGTCCATGCCAACAATCGGCGCATCAAAGCGCAGCGCCTTGGCTGCCGCAGTATCCGCCTTGGGTTGCAGCTTCAACATCAAATCAGGGACGGACTTCAATGCACTATCGGATATTTGCGCAGACTGCGCCACTGCTGCATCGCGCAAGGTCTTGTTCAAACTGTCTGCTGCCGTTAACTGGCTCGCCGCCTCACTCACATCCAGCTGAGTAGACGTCACACTGGCACCGGATTGGCTGCGTTGAGCCGTGGTCAGCCACACACCTTCGTTACCGCGCAACTGCCCCCACGCATCGGTACGCGCCTCCAGCCCCAAGCCGCGTGCCGCACCGCGCAATGCCGAGGCAGGTACACGGCTGCGTAGCCAGCCCAGATTCAAAGCCGTATTGGCCGCACTGGTAGCGAGCTGGGTTTGTAACTCATTCGGTGCATCATCCAGTAGCCACTGGTTATAGCCATCGCCACTGAAATTCTGGCTGTGCCAGCCGGAGACGACCCCGGCGTGATCCATGCCACCATCGACACCGGCAGCAAAGGGCGGTGTATCCACGCCGTTATATAAGCTCGCCACGATTACCGGTTGGTCGATGTCGTTGTTGATGAAGTCCACCAGCACNNNNNNNNNNGGTGCCGATGCGCGGGGTGAAGGAACTGCCCCAGTTGGGGCCAGCCAGTGCTTCGGCAACGCGCACCCAGGTGCCGGACTGGTCGTTGCCGGGCGCGTGACCGGTGCTGTCAACACTGTTGCCGGTATCCGTCAATCCACCGGGGTTGGGTGATACGCCGCGCTGCCAGTGGTACTGGATGCGTAGCTGGTGATCGCGGGTGGAGGTGGTGATGCTGTCGGGCAGGCCGACCACTAATGCGGTCTGTGCGCCGCGGGCAGTTGGTTGCGGCAATTGTGTTGCGGCAGCTGGCATGAGCGCGGTGGATGCAGGTACTGCGGTAAAGCGGTTGCGATATGTGCCGTCTTCGGCATCGTGCAGCGCGGTGGCGTGATTAAAGCCTGCGCCGAGGTTGTTGATGGCTTCATGCGTGACCGCGGTGACGGTGAAGGTGTTGCCTGCTGCGCCCAGGCTGTCATGGCCGGTCAGGTCGAAGCCGTACCCCGGCATGAGGCGGCGCACTGCGCCTTGTCCGTGGAATTTGGCTTCGTCGAAGGCCAAGGATAGTAGCTGATTGTTGGCCCATGTGTCGGCTTCAGTGATATTGGCGAACTGGGCATTGCCGGTATCGATATATTGCGCCAGCCCGGGTAGAGCTGCGGGTGCTTCACGGCTCGCTTCGGCGGCGGGGGCGATGACCTGGCTGGCGAGCCAGCTGCTGGCGGCTACCTGATGGCTGACGATCTGGCTGCTGGTGGCGAAGCGGTCGATGGCATCTTCACTGTCGCTGGCGCGCACGCCGGCAAAGCGCACTGCACGGCCTCCAGGCAAATCAGGTACGGTGGCCAGATGGTCAAAAATCACCAGCGTATGAAAAGCCTGTAAGCTCGGCGCGCTGCTGTCAGGTGGGGTCTGGTCGTGATCGAAACGATAGCTTAATCCGTCACGTGCGAGGATGCGGCTGAGAAAGTCGAGGTCGGATTCTCGGTACTGGGTGCAGGTTTCGCGTACCGGCAGGGTATGGGAGACGTCAATTTGCAGGCGTGCCTGCGGGTAGTCGGCAAACAGTTCGGTGATGATGTCCAGCGTGTTTTTAGCCTGAAAGATATGGCTGTCATGGCGCATGCGCAGGAAGGCGAA encodes:
- a CDS encoding lysozyme inhibitor LprI family protein; amino-acid sequence: MRVTNLILFIFIAFVSTSTRAVDNCDANNLHNRDQYIDCMRKSYSKKLIELNLLYRNLQRTIPSKNIKTLIKNHESWLKRTDTQCALITAAFNEWGASYTPDSDFQYFGCRDVILEEQLTLYKSLVCPDVLETGEKADCDNLKTILHKLQK
- a CDS encoding lysozyme; the encoded protein is MSDAPIATGTTNTTPNSLQVGTTDRLWKPWKISEEGITFIKEWEKFSPKMYDHDGAAAGNATIGYGYLVHTGPINGSASEAPFVAGISKERAIELLKISLTESEKLINKKVVVPLYQHEYDALVDFIYNLRNHGIPLLNLVNTGSYSDITKKLKEYNKAQGKPIQGLTNRRNSEANLFDNGNYDASH
- a CDS encoding type VI secretion system Vgr family protein, producing VLVDFINNDIDQPVIVASLYNGVDTPPFAAGVDGGMDHAGVVSGWHSQNFSGDGYNQWLLDDAPNELQTQLATSAANTALNLGWLRSRVPASALRGAARGLGLEARTDAWGQLRGNEGVWLTTAQRSQSGASVTSTQLDVSEAASQLTAADSLNKTLRDAAVAQSAQISDSALKSVPDLMLKLQPKADTAAAKALRFDAPIVGMDSDASLNAATPQSMLLFAQGTLNWTTQGDSHWAALHTVSINSGDATTLFTHDGGMHVIAANAPVSLAAHTDALEILADQSVNVTSTNHAILVEAQQKIVLQAGQSAIVLEGGNITFTCPGTFSVKGVAHPFSGGARDVAVLGALPSENLKFRLPNELPHDEQFILKDGTGKPLAGMAYTAKLPSNQIVHGVTDEDGKTERFETDNAQKIDIHIGHIDNA
- a CDS encoding type VI secretion system Vgr family protein, giving the protein MTETLILSPELAELIARLGSGLSQHARLLTLTQTHPEQRPDNFIVERINGQEGINTPFRFDVDVLSVSTQLPLATLLGEPYTLRLLQADGSYRAWHGYCSEARWLGTDGGVARYQLRLEPFFAFLRMRHDSHIFQAKNTLDIITELFADYPQARLQIDVSHTLPVRETCTQYRESDLDFLSRILARDGLSYRFDHDQTPPDSSAPSLQAFHTLVIFDHLATVPDLPGGRAVRFAGVRASDSEDAIDRFATSSQIVSHQVAASSWLASQVIAPAAEASREAPAALPGLAQYIDTGNAQFANITEADTWANNQLLSLAFDEAKFHGQGAVRRLMPGYGFDLTGHDSLGAAGNTFTVTAVTHEAINNLGAGFNHATALHDAEDGTYRNRFTAVPASTALMPAAATQLPQPTARGAQTALVVGLPDSITTSTRDHQLRIQYHWQRGVSPNPGGLTDTGNSVDSTGHAPGNDQSGTWVRVAEALAGPNWGSSFTPRIGT